The following proteins are co-located in the Candidatus Competibacteraceae bacterium genome:
- a CDS encoding dihydroorotate dehydrogenase-like protein: MDLTTSYMGMELKHPIVASAAPLSGSVANIKRLEDAGAAAVVMFSLFEEQLKHESAALEYLMTAGTESFAESLNYFPEVDDYTVGPDNYLELLRQASAAVDIPIIGSLNGVTNTGWIEYAQLMQEAGAKGIELNIYYIPADLTTSGREVEARYIEIVKAVKAAVTVPVAVKLNPFFSAIGSMAKALDDAGADALVLFNRFYQPDFDLDKLEVAPNLQLSTPDEIRLPLLWIAILHGRLRASLGATRGVQSATEVVKYLMAGADVVMTTSALLKNGIDYIGTLHNGLQTWMELHRYTSVKQMKGSMSQRNVADPTAFERANYIKTLESYKGDYL, from the coding sequence ATGGATTTAACAACCAGTTACATGGGGATGGAACTGAAGCATCCCATCGTGGCGTCGGCCGCGCCGCTGTCGGGGAGCGTGGCCAACATCAAGCGCCTCGAAGACGCCGGCGCGGCGGCCGTGGTCATGTTCTCGCTGTTCGAGGAGCAGTTGAAACACGAGAGCGCGGCGCTGGAGTATCTGATGACCGCCGGTACCGAGAGCTTCGCCGAGTCGTTGAACTATTTCCCGGAGGTAGACGATTACACCGTTGGCCCGGACAACTACCTGGAACTGCTGCGGCAGGCGTCGGCGGCGGTGGATATCCCGATCATCGGCAGCCTCAACGGCGTTACCAATACCGGTTGGATCGAATATGCGCAGTTGATGCAGGAAGCGGGGGCGAAGGGGATCGAACTGAACATCTACTACATCCCCGCCGATCTGACCACCAGCGGCCGCGAGGTCGAGGCACGCTACATCGAGATCGTCAAGGCGGTGAAGGCGGCGGTGACCGTGCCGGTGGCGGTCAAGCTGAACCCGTTTTTCAGCGCTATCGGCTCGATGGCCAAGGCGCTGGACGATGCCGGCGCCGACGCCCTGGTATTGTTCAATCGCTTCTACCAGCCCGATTTCGATCTGGACAAACTGGAGGTGGCGCCGAACCTGCAACTGAGCACGCCGGACGAGATTCGCCTGCCGTTGCTGTGGATCGCTATTCTGCATGGACGGTTGCGCGCCTCGCTGGGCGCGACCCGCGGCGTGCAAAGCGCGACCGAGGTGGTCAAGTATCTAATGGCGGGGGCTGATGTGGTGATGACTACCTCGGCTCTGCTCAAGAACGGCATCGATTATATCGGCACCCTGCACAACGGCTTGCAGACCTGGATGGAGCTGCACCGCTACACGTCGGTGAAGCAGATGAAAGGTTCGATGAGTCAGCGTAACGTCGCCGATCCGACCGCGTTCGAGCGCGCCAACTACATCAAGACGCTGGAAAGCTACAAGGGCGACTATCTGTAA
- a CDS encoding S-adenosylmethionine-binding protein — translation MKKTADSIQTTAAQDLAAKVAGTYATILADPPWRFQNRTGKMAPEHQRLLRYPTMTLEEVCALPVKPLLAPNAHLYLWVPNALLAEGLEVMRCWGFTYKSNLVWYKVRKDGGPDGRGVGFYFRNVTELILFGVRGHMRTLQPGRTQTNVLISQKREHSRKPDQIYPIIESCSPGPYLELFARFRRPGWDQWGNEDVEANSLNGIALRKGHVDPRADPQIRLLEVPRQYRGPS, via the coding sequence ATGAAGAAGACTGCTGACAGCATCCAGACAACCGCCGCCCAGGACTTAGCCGCCAAGGTCGCCGGAACCTATGCGACCATCCTGGCCGACCCGCCCTGGCGTTTCCAGAATCGCACCGGCAAGATGGCGCCGGAGCATCAACGGTTGCTGCGCTACCCAACGATGACTCTGGAGGAGGTGTGCGCGCTCCCGGTGAAACCCCTTCTTGCCCCCAACGCGCATCTCTACCTGTGGGTTCCCAACGCCCTGCTGGCCGAGGGGCTGGAAGTCATGCGTTGCTGGGGCTTCACCTACAAATCCAACCTGGTTTGGTACAAGGTGCGCAAGGACGGCGGCCCGGACGGCCGGGGGGTCGGCTTCTACTTCCGTAACGTCACCGAACTCATCCTGTTCGGCGTGCGCGGCCACATGCGCACGCTGCAACCGGGTCGGACTCAAACCAACGTGCTGATTTCGCAAAAACGCGAGCATTCCCGCAAACCCGATCAGATTTACCCTATCATCGAATCCTGCTCGCCCGGCCCCTACCTGGAATTGTTCGCCCGCTTCCGCCGGCCCGGTTGGGATCAGTGGGGCAACGAGGATGTCGAGGCCAATTCGCTGAACGGCATCGCGCTCCGGAAAGGGCATGTGGACCCGCGGGCAGACCCGCAAATCCGCCTACTCGAAGTCCCGCGCCAATATCGCGGGCCATCCTGA
- a CDS encoding restriction endonuclease: MSLEILPSFITTNYEIHEWRHACAILAQDFPVELNELIDVLTRFRLRQSWIVIGGGNKSQVSNWIDSELAAKGWMPKNFDTRIVVDQVSLDSPTHEVDCFKNRIALEIEWNNKDPFYDRDLNNFRLLFDLRVISVGIIITRCDELQDLFNSLGRGKSYGNSTTHISKLLPRIQGGGGAGCPLLVFGIRRSLYEEDC, encoded by the coding sequence ATGTCCCTGGAAATTTTGCCAAGCTTTATCACAACCAACTACGAAATCCACGAATGGCGCCATGCCTGCGCCATTCTCGCTCAAGATTTTCCGGTCGAACTGAATGAATTGATTGATGTATTGACCCGCTTCCGGCTCAGACAAAGCTGGATCGTTATCGGCGGTGGCAATAAATCCCAAGTGTCCAATTGGATCGACAGCGAACTTGCCGCAAAAGGCTGGATGCCGAAGAATTTCGATACCCGAATTGTCGTTGACCAAGTGTCACTGGATTCACCCACACACGAAGTTGACTGCTTCAAGAACCGGATCGCTTTGGAAATCGAATGGAACAACAAAGATCCATTCTACGACCGGGATTTGAATAACTTCCGATTGCTTTTCGATCTCCGGGTAATTTCGGTTGGCATCATCATCACTCGCTGTGACGAACTCCAGGATCTCTTCAATAGTTTGGGAAGAGGCAAATCCTACGGTAATTCGACCACACACATATCCAAGCTGTTACCGCGCATTCAGGGCGGTGGCGGCGCGGGTTGTCCATTGCTGGTTTTCGGTATCAGGCGCTCATTGTATGAAGAAGACTGCTGA
- the tgt gene encoding tRNA guanosine(34) transglycosylase Tgt — translation MHFQRLQTDGAARRGRLTFPRGTVETPAFMPVGTYGTVKAMTPEELRAAGAEIILGNTFHLMLRPGTAIIEQHGDLHDFMHWDGPILTDSGGFQVFSLAAIRKITEAGVKFRSPVDGGMVFLGPEESMAVQRALGADIVMIFDECTPYPATEIEARTSMELSLRWARRSKIAHDDNPAALFGIVQGGMYPPLRRISAEGLRDIGFDGYAIGGLAVGEPLAERLAMLDCTVPLLPEAAPRYLMGVGKPEDIVEAVCRGVDLFDCVMPTRNARNGHLFTHHGDIRIRNGRYRTDTRPLDDTCGCYTCRHYSRAYLRHLDRCNEILGARLNTIHNLYYYLDLMRELRAAIAEQRLARFVEVFHEKRSLGRAHPV, via the coding sequence ATGCACTTTCAGCGACTGCAAACCGATGGCGCCGCCCGCCGTGGCCGGTTGACCTTCCCCCGTGGCACGGTGGAAACCCCGGCTTTCATGCCGGTCGGCACCTATGGCACGGTCAAGGCCATGACCCCGGAGGAACTGCGCGCCGCCGGCGCCGAGATCATCCTCGGCAACACCTTCCATCTCATGCTGCGCCCCGGTACGGCGATCATCGAACAGCACGGCGATCTGCACGACTTCATGCACTGGGACGGGCCGATTTTGACCGACTCCGGTGGCTTCCAGGTATTCAGCCTGGCGGCGATCCGCAAGATCACCGAGGCCGGCGTGAAATTCCGGTCGCCGGTGGACGGCGGAATGGTGTTTCTGGGGCCGGAGGAGTCGATGGCGGTGCAGCGGGCGCTGGGCGCGGACATCGTGATGATCTTCGACGAATGCACCCCTTACCCAGCCACCGAAATCGAAGCGCGAACGTCCATGGAACTGTCGCTGCGCTGGGCGCGACGCAGCAAGATCGCCCACGACGACAATCCCGCCGCCTTGTTCGGCATCGTCCAGGGCGGCATGTACCCACCCCTGCGCCGTATCTCGGCCGAGGGGCTGCGCGACATCGGCTTCGACGGCTACGCCATCGGCGGGCTGGCGGTCGGCGAGCCACTGGCGGAGCGACTGGCGATGCTGGACTGCACCGTGCCGCTGCTGCCGGAGGCCGCGCCGCGCTACCTGATGGGCGTCGGCAAGCCGGAAGATATCGTCGAGGCGGTGTGCCGCGGCGTGGATCTGTTCGATTGCGTGATGCCGACCCGCAACGCCCGCAACGGCCATCTATTCACCCATCACGGCGATATCCGTATCCGCAACGGCCGATATCGAACCGACACCCGACCGCTGGACGATACCTGCGGCTGCTACACCTGCCGGCACTACAGCCGTGCCTATCTGCGCCATCTGGACCGGTGCAACGAGATTCTCGGCGCCCGGCTCAACACGATTCATAATCTGTACTACTACCTGGATCTGATGCGCGAGCTGCGAGCGGCCATCGCCGAACAACGGCTGGCGCGGTTCGTGGAGGTTTTCCACGAGAAACGTAGTCTGGGGCGCGCTCACCCGGTATGA
- a CDS encoding DUF192 domain-containing protein, which produces MQPYRSAILLSCWLIALVATPTFALDSQRVTVGPATFQVEIAQTPQARARGLMYRRELPRDQGMLFVQSPGPAVFWMKNTYIPLDLLYFDVNGWLSQIEADVPPCATPNCPSYPSDTSEVRYILEINAGEAARRGIRVGDRLRVE; this is translated from the coding sequence ATGCAGCCTTACCGCAGTGCCATTCTCCTGTCATGCTGGCTGATCGCGCTGGTGGCCACGCCCACCTTCGCGCTCGACTCGCAACGGGTCACGGTCGGCCCGGCAACGTTTCAAGTCGAGATCGCGCAAACGCCGCAAGCGCGCGCGCGCGGCCTGATGTACCGCCGGGAGCTGCCGCGCGACCAGGGCATGCTGTTCGTGCAGTCGCCGGGTCCGGCGGTGTTCTGGATGAAAAACACCTATATTCCCCTGGATTTGCTGTATTTCGACGTTAATGGCTGGCTATCGCAGATCGAGGCCGACGTGCCGCCCTGCGCGACGCCGAACTGTCCATCGTATCCCAGCGATACCAGCGAGGTCCGCTATATCCTGGAGATCAACGCCGGCGAAGCGGCCCGGCGTGGCATCCGGGTCGGCGACCGGTTGCGAGTGGAATGA
- a CDS encoding glycogen debranching enzyme family protein, protein MNGDIPRFIRCGRALCGDLPQAERREWWLANGLGGYAAGTVAGTLTRRYHGLLVAPVQPPLGRWLVFAKADATLVDRDREIPLFSNRWAGIDMVSPRGHVHLESFHLEGRMPVWRFAIGDIVLEQCIWLEPGANTSYVAYRLAAESTARDLKLKVRLLVNGRDHHVKTRMNEFQPVLEAPDPASRRVRTPDFTLRLWIRDGVMVDGANWFENYDLPVEHERGLAHRDHHFCLGEAVLTLRPGVWTGVVASLHEEVELDLDAARRRFLAREARLLEQATTQVPELRQAPDWVRQLVLAADSFLVARPLPDLPEGETVIAGYPWFGDWGRDTMIALPGLTLATGRCDIARRILLTFARFADRGMLPNLFSAEGEPLAYNTADAALWYVEAWRAYLEASADTKTLAEVFPVLQEIVAWHVAGTRYGIGQDEVDGLLRCGEPGTQLTWMDAKVGDWVVTPRIGKPVEINALWYNALLCLASFARRLRQSPTLYDDLAAQARMGFRRFVRPDGEGLFDVLDGPDGNDSSIRPNQLLAVSLPHSPLDPAVRQAVVRVCGRELLTSHGLRSLASCHAEFRPHYLGDPMERDGGYHQGPVWGWLLGHYALAEYRVHGDAAAAQAWLEPIRDHLFDAGLGTVSEIFDGAPPHHPRGAPAQAWSVACVLEAWQRLEQLRPRKAASRSEPPTAA, encoded by the coding sequence ATGAACGGTGATATCCCGCGTTTCATTCGCTGCGGCCGGGCATTGTGCGGCGATCTTCCGCAGGCTGAGCGGCGCGAGTGGTGGCTGGCAAACGGCTTGGGCGGCTACGCCGCCGGCACCGTGGCCGGTACCCTGACTCGGCGCTACCACGGCCTGCTGGTGGCGCCGGTGCAACCGCCGCTCGGTCGCTGGCTGGTATTCGCCAAAGCCGACGCCACTCTGGTGGACCGGGACCGGGAAATCCCATTGTTCAGCAACCGCTGGGCCGGCATCGATATGGTCAGTCCGCGCGGCCATGTTCACCTCGAATCGTTCCACCTGGAAGGGCGGATGCCGGTCTGGCGTTTCGCGATCGGCGATATCGTGCTGGAGCAGTGCATCTGGCTGGAGCCGGGCGCCAACACCAGCTACGTTGCCTACCGGCTGGCGGCGGAGAGCACCGCCCGCGACCTGAAGCTGAAGGTTCGCCTGCTGGTGAACGGCCGCGACCATCACGTCAAAACCCGGATGAACGAGTTCCAGCCGGTGCTGGAGGCGCCCGATCCCGCGTCGCGGCGGGTGCGCACCCCGGATTTCACCCTGCGGTTGTGGATTCGCGACGGCGTTATGGTGGACGGCGCCAACTGGTTCGAGAATTACGACCTACCGGTCGAGCACGAACGCGGCCTGGCGCACCGCGACCATCATTTTTGCCTGGGAGAAGCGGTGCTGACCTTGCGTCCAGGCGTTTGGACCGGCGTCGTCGCCAGCCTGCACGAGGAGGTAGAACTCGATCTGGACGCGGCGCGGCGGCGATTTCTGGCGCGTGAAGCCCGCTTGCTGGAGCAGGCCACCACCCAGGTTCCCGAACTGCGACAGGCCCCGGACTGGGTCCGGCAACTGGTGCTGGCGGCGGACAGCTTCCTGGTTGCCCGACCATTGCCGGATTTGCCCGAGGGCGAGACGGTGATCGCCGGTTATCCCTGGTTCGGCGACTGGGGTCGCGACACCATGATCGCGCTGCCGGGGCTGACGCTGGCGACCGGTCGCTGTGATATTGCCCGCCGCATCCTGCTGACCTTCGCCCGTTTCGCCGATCGGGGCATGTTGCCCAATCTGTTTTCCGCCGAAGGCGAGCCGCTGGCTTACAATACCGCCGATGCCGCGCTGTGGTATGTCGAAGCCTGGCGGGCCTATCTGGAGGCGAGCGCCGACACCAAAACCCTGGCCGAGGTGTTTCCGGTCTTGCAGGAGATCGTCGCCTGGCATGTCGCCGGGACCCGCTACGGTATCGGCCAGGATGAGGTCGATGGCCTGTTGCGATGCGGCGAGCCGGGGACGCAGTTGACCTGGATGGATGCCAAGGTCGGCGACTGGGTGGTGACGCCGCGTATCGGCAAGCCGGTGGAAATCAATGCGCTTTGGTACAACGCCTTGCTCTGTCTGGCGAGCTTCGCCCGGCGCTTGCGGCAGTCGCCGACGCTATACGATGATCTGGCGGCGCAGGCGCGGATGGGATTCCGTCGCTTCGTCCGGCCCGACGGCGAAGGCTTGTTCGACGTGCTGGACGGACCCGACGGCAACGATTCGAGCATTCGCCCCAATCAGTTGCTGGCGGTCAGCCTGCCTCATAGTCCGCTCGATCCGGCGGTGCGGCAGGCGGTGGTGCGGGTCTGCGGTCGGGAGTTACTGACCTCCCATGGTCTGCGTTCCCTGGCGTCGTGCCATGCCGAATTCCGGCCCCATTACCTGGGCGACCCGATGGAACGGGACGGCGGCTACCATCAAGGGCCGGTTTGGGGTTGGCTGCTGGGGCACTACGCCTTGGCCGAATACCGGGTGCATGGCGACGCGGCGGCGGCGCAAGCCTGGCTGGAGCCGATCCGCGATCATCTGTTCGATGCCGGCCTGGGCACGGTCAGCGAAATCTTCGACGGCGCGCCGCCGCACCATCCGCGCGGCGCACCGGCCCAAGCCTGGTCGGTGGCTTGCGTGCTGGAGGCTTGGCAACGCTTGGAGCAGTTGCGGCCGCGGAAAGCAGCCTCTCGTTCGGAGCCGCCGACCGCCGCTTAA
- a CDS encoding sodium:proton antiporter: protein MHDLIPLTIAVILLVGVGAQWLAWWLGLPAILPLLAVGIIAGPVTGWLNPDHLFGELLFPMVSLGVAVILFEGALTLRFAEIRGRARVVRNLVSFGALINWLLIALATRLCMDLPWSMALLFGALVTVTGPTVVAPLLRSVRPQREIASILRWEGILIDPIGALLAVLVFEFTISEQDQIQNTLLLFGANIVAGALLGLAGAWLLANLIRRQLLPEYLHRIGSLALVLSVFALSNALAAESGLLAVTVMGMRLANTQNLIIEDILNFKETLTLLLISILFIVLAARLDPHAFAGMGWGAFGVMLAILFVARPVTVWLSAIASKLDWRQKAVLAWIAPRGIVAAAVSALFALQLERLGHAEARTLAALTFLVILVTVILQSLTAKAVVKKLGLAAPPPRGVLLVGATRVGHAIAKALHEREIPVILADPVWQNLRATRMAGIPVYHGNVMSEHADTYLDLTGIGKLLAMSLWMERNTLAGLYYRPLFGADQIYTLRLDEERDNINRNRVIASYRTARLFGEQVTFARLQDRLDQGHTIRATPLTANFDFAAFREKWGEQAIPLFALDPKDKLRVFSTRETLQPAAGWTVISLLPPAEPNRGGNGKDNAKNKDRKENG from the coding sequence ATGCACGACCTCATTCCCCTGACGATCGCCGTCATCCTCCTGGTCGGCGTCGGCGCGCAATGGCTGGCCTGGTGGCTGGGTCTGCCCGCCATTTTGCCGCTGCTGGCCGTTGGCATCATCGCCGGCCCGGTCACCGGCTGGCTCAACCCCGACCACCTGTTCGGCGAGTTGCTGTTCCCCATGGTCTCGCTCGGCGTCGCCGTCATCCTGTTCGAGGGCGCGCTGACCCTGCGCTTCGCGGAAATCCGTGGCCGGGCCCGCGTGGTCCGCAATCTGGTTTCGTTCGGCGCACTGATCAACTGGCTGCTCATCGCGCTCGCCACCCGCCTGTGCATGGATTTGCCCTGGTCCATGGCCCTGCTGTTCGGCGCGCTGGTCACCGTCACCGGCCCCACCGTGGTGGCGCCGCTGCTGCGCAGCGTTCGTCCCCAGCGTGAAATCGCCAGCATCCTGCGCTGGGAAGGCATCCTGATCGACCCCATCGGCGCCTTGCTGGCGGTGCTGGTGTTCGAGTTCACCATTTCCGAGCAGGATCAGATCCAGAATACCCTGCTGCTGTTCGGCGCCAACATCGTCGCGGGCGCCCTGCTCGGCCTGGCCGGCGCCTGGCTGCTCGCCAACCTGATCCGCCGGCAACTGCTGCCCGAATACCTGCACCGCATCGGCAGTCTGGCGCTGGTATTGAGCGTGTTCGCCTTGTCCAACGCCCTCGCCGCCGAATCCGGCCTGCTGGCGGTGACGGTCATGGGCATGCGGCTGGCCAACACCCAAAATCTGATCATCGAGGACATCCTCAACTTCAAGGAAACCCTCACCCTGCTGTTGATCTCGATTTTGTTCATCGTGCTGGCGGCGCGGCTCGATCCTCATGCCTTTGCCGGAATGGGCTGGGGCGCGTTTGGCGTGATGTTGGCGATTCTCTTCGTCGCCCGCCCCGTTACGGTGTGGTTATCCGCCATTGCTTCGAAGCTCGACTGGCGGCAAAAAGCGGTACTGGCCTGGATCGCCCCGCGCGGCATCGTCGCGGCGGCGGTCTCCGCGCTGTTCGCCCTGCAACTGGAACGGCTGGGCCATGCCGAGGCCCGCACCCTGGCGGCGCTGACGTTTTTGGTCATTCTGGTCACGGTCATCCTGCAAAGCCTCACCGCCAAGGCCGTGGTGAAAAAGCTGGGACTGGCGGCGCCACCACCGCGCGGGGTGCTGCTGGTGGGCGCCACTCGAGTCGGACATGCGATAGCCAAGGCGCTGCACGAAAGAGAGATTCCGGTCATTCTGGCCGATCCGGTCTGGCAGAATCTCCGCGCCACCCGCATGGCCGGCATCCCCGTCTACCACGGCAATGTCATGTCCGAACACGCGGACACCTATCTGGATCTCACCGGTATTGGCAAATTGCTGGCCATGTCGCTGTGGATGGAACGCAATACCCTCGCTGGCCTGTACTACCGACCGCTGTTTGGGGCCGACCAAATCTACACCCTGCGCCTGGACGAGGAGCGGGACAACATCAACCGCAACCGGGTGATTGCGTCCTATCGTACCGCCCGGTTGTTCGGCGAGCAGGTCACCTTCGCCCGACTGCAGGACCGGCTGGATCAGGGCCACACCATCCGCGCCACGCCGCTGACCGCCAATTTCGACTTTGCCGCCTTCCGCGAAAAATGGGGCGAGCAGGCCATTCCGCTGTTCGCGCTCGACCCCAAGGACAAGCTCCGGGTGTTCTCGACCCGGGAAACGCTGCAACCCGCGGCCGGCTGGACCGTGATCAGTCTGTTGCCACCGGCGGAACCGAACCGCGGCGGCAACGGCAAGGACAACGCTAAAAACAAGGACAGGAAGGAGAACGGCTAA
- a CDS encoding type II toxin-antitoxin system VapC family toxin: MSSRFLLDTDTCSYIIKGNHPALDRRLRDLNPGQAAISAITRAELRFGIALRPEATRLAILVEAFLQFVVTLPWDAPAADQYGALRAALQQIGQPIGDHDTMIAAHALTANATLITHNLAHFERVSGLSCADWT; encoded by the coding sequence ATGAGTTCCCGTTTTCTGCTCGATACCGACACCTGTAGCTACATCATCAAGGGCAACCATCCGGCGCTGGACCGCCGCTTGCGGGACTTGAATCCCGGACAGGCCGCCATTTCCGCCATCACTCGGGCGGAATTGCGCTTTGGCATCGCGCTGCGCCCGGAAGCCACCCGACTGGCCATACTCGTCGAAGCCTTTCTGCAATTTGTGGTGACCTTACCCTGGGATGCCCCCGCCGCCGACCAATACGGGGCTTTGCGGGCGGCGCTGCAACAGATCGGGCAACCCATCGGCGATCACGACACGATGATTGCAGCCCATGCCCTGACGGCAAATGCAACTCTGATCACCCACAACCTGGCACACTTCGAACGAGTAAGTGGGCTTTCCTGCGCTGATTGGACATAA
- a CDS encoding AbrB/MazE/SpoVT family DNA-binding domain-containing protein, whose translation MQTAKIFRHGGSQAVRLPAEFRFDTSEVFVWRDTATGNVVLSIHPASWTDFLALRDQMLAGDRDEIERFSLDRRDSPTVDRDPFVGWRE comes from the coding sequence ATGCAAACCGCCAAGATCTTTCGGCACGGTGGAAGCCAGGCAGTGCGCCTGCCCGCTGAGTTTCGGTTTGACACGAGTGAAGTATTTGTCTGGCGCGATACCGCCACCGGCAACGTGGTGCTCTCAATCCACCCGGCATCCTGGACGGATTTTCTGGCGCTACGCGACCAAATGCTGGCCGGGGACCGGGATGAAATCGAGCGTTTTTCGCTGGATCGACGCGACTCGCCAACAGTTGACCGCGATCCTTTTGTCGGGTGGAGGGAATGA
- the avd gene encoding diversity-generating retroelement protein Avd has translation MTDENARDAVPRAVQACHELLAWLIPQLDLFPRARRFTLGERLESGLLRVLEALVEAAYSREKRAALATANRTLEVERHLWRLAHELRVIPLKRYEHGARLMDDLGRQIGGWLRARTAP, from the coding sequence ATGACCGATGAAAACGCGCGCGATGCGGTCCCCCGGGCAGTGCAAGCCTGCCACGAGTTGCTGGCCTGGCTGATCCCGCAACTGGATTTGTTCCCCCGCGCCCGGCGGTTTACCCTCGGCGAGCGGCTGGAAAGCGGCCTGCTGCGGGTGCTGGAAGCGCTGGTCGAAGCCGCCTACAGCCGGGAGAAACGGGCGGCGCTGGCCACCGCCAACCGCACCCTGGAAGTCGAACGGCATCTGTGGCGGTTGGCCCACGAACTGCGCGTCATCCCGCTCAAGCGCTACGAACACGGCGCCCGGCTGATGGACGACCTCGGCCGGCAGATCGGCGGCTGGCTGCGCGCCCGAACCGCCCCATGA
- a CDS encoding formylglycine-generating enzyme family protein, which translates to MQSRWPWIGLGIVLGLTVLPVWSADPDPEAVRRLMEKYRREATKKPPPTPKPVTKPAPKPRSRPAPKPRSKPTPNPVSTPVMSSRVDVPEMVRIPGGCFQMGSPNWEEGRLSDERQHRVCVEAFEIGVYEVTQGRWRAVMGDNPSRFKDSDNYPVEQVTWNDIQTYLQKLNARTGRNYRLPTEAEWEYACRGGVTGQRYCGGNDPERLAWHGDNSGVRTHPVGQKAANGFGLYDMSGNVWEWTCSSYDESYGGAEIRCADSNTGGPLAVRGGSWFHTPAWVLSAARFGNTPTSRNNTMGFRLARSL; encoded by the coding sequence ATGCAAAGCAGGTGGCCTTGGATCGGATTGGGCATTGTATTGGGGCTGACGGTTTTGCCAGTGTGGAGCGCGGACCCGGACCCGGAGGCGGTGCGGCGGCTGATGGAAAAATACCGGCGGGAAGCCACGAAGAAACCACCCCCGACCCCCAAGCCGGTGACGAAGCCGGCGCCCAAACCCAGGTCGAGACCGGCGCCCAAACCCAGGTCGAAACCCACGCCTAATCCCGTGTCCACGCCGGTGATGTCCAGCCGGGTCGATGTGCCCGAGATGGTGCGCATCCCTGGTGGGTGTTTCCAGATGGGCAGCCCGAACTGGGAGGAGGGGCGATTGAGCGACGAGCGCCAACACCGGGTTTGTGTCGAGGCGTTCGAGATCGGCGTTTACGAAGTGACCCAAGGGCGATGGCGGGCGGTGATGGGCGACAACCCGTCTCGTTTCAAGGACAGCGACAACTACCCGGTGGAACAAGTCACCTGGAACGACATTCAGACGTATCTGCAAAAGCTCAACGCCCGAACGGGGCGGAACTACCGCCTCCCCACCGAAGCCGAATGGGAATACGCCTGTCGAGGTGGAGTTACAGGACAACGCTACTGTGGTGGCAACGACCCCGAGCGGCTGGCTTGGCACGGCGATAACAGTGGTGTCCGAACCCACCCGGTGGGTCAAAAAGCCGCCAATGGCTTCGGGCTTTATGACATGAGCGGGAACGTCTGGGAATGGACCTGCTCGTCATATGATGAAAGCTACGGCGGCGCGGAGATCCGATGTGCCGATAGTAATACAGGCGGCCCCTTGGCGGTGCGGGGCGGCTCCTGGTTCCACACTCCCGCGTGGGTGCTTTCCGCCGCCCGCTTCGGGAACACGCCGACCAGCCGCAACAACACCATGGGGTTCCGCCTCGCCAGATCCTTATAA